The segment TTTTTAATTCGAATTCACTCTCTTCTGAAATTGACATTTCCTGATTACTAATCGAACACTAACATATCCTTAACGGTTCGTTAATGAACGATTCTTAACTTTCAATTTTGTCTTAAGGTTATCTCTTAAAAGGTTATCAAATGCCAATAAAATAATCTTCCCAACCTTTCAAGTTGCTGGGAATCATTGTTCAGGTGTAATTGGAAAATTCAGTAATACAGAAGGCAAAATTTATGGAAATTGGTGAGAGGAATGGACACCTCTGATTTCCGTGTTTATTTGTTTTGGATGTAACACAAATATATAGATTTCTTTTTGTTAGATAAAAATTTTAATTATCACGAGAAATGCGCTTACATTTTTTGACTTTTTCCGCTTTAGGGCTTGTGAATTTGAGGCCGAGTTTCTCAATGACATTAGTTCTCCACTTATCCGGAATTTTATTGTATTGCCTGACACAACACTCACCTCTTTTCTCGCAAAATAAAGTCTTAGGGCGTGTTACTGACGGCACCGGAGAACCCGTTTCTGCGGCTACGGTTTCCATATATAATTCTAACTCTACACTCGCTGCGATCTCAAATGCGCAAGGCTATGTCGTTTTTCTCAATGTGGGTGATGGAACCTATACCATAAGAGCGACAAAACGAGGGTTACCGGATTGGAAACAATCTCTCAATGTAAGTGGTGCCATTACAAAACGAATTGAAGTCCGACTCACTGAAGAGGATGTTACTTTAGCTTCAGCGACTCCGTCCGCCACTACTCCTTCGTCGAAAAGAGAGAAGCCCGCCGCCTCGCAGAAACCTCAAGAACAAAAGAATGAGCCCAAAGTTGCCCAATCCGCAAAGCCCACAGTTCCTTCGGTAACCCCACAGACAGCATCATCTCCGTCCCAATCTCCTGCATCGTCACCGGCTGCAAATGGGCCGCAGTTGAAGTCGGATGAAGAGAAAGCCCTTGCCGACGCCGAAGAGGCCCTTTTGGCAGAGTCGGGAGTTCCAGATACCGAAGCAGAAGTTCAAGGAGGAATCGAAATGGTGCAGCGAAAAATTGTTTATCCTGATGTGGCACGGAAACTTAAAATATCCGGCAATGTCACAGCAAAAGTCTTTTTAACAAAGGAGGGAACCGTTTCTCGCATTGAGATCCTTAAAGGAACTGCCGAACCGCTTAACAATGAATTGATCCGTGTTTTGACCGAAGAAGTGGACTATATTCCTGCAAAAATTAACGGCAACCCTGTTCCTAGCGTACTCGTGGTACCCG is part of the Chloroherpetonaceae bacterium genome and harbors:
- a CDS encoding TonB family protein, whose translation is MTLVLHLSGILLYCLTQHSPLFSQNKVLGRVTDGTGEPVSAATVSIYNSNSTLAAISNAQGYVVFLNVGDGTYTIRATKRGLPDWKQSLNVSGAITKRIEVRLTEEDVTLASATPSATTPSSKREKPAASQKPQEQKNEPKVAQSAKPTVPSVTPQTASSPSQSPASSPAANGPQLKSDEEKALADAEEALLAESGVPDTEAEVQGGIEMVQRKIVYPDVARKLKISGNVTAKVFLTKEGTVSRIEILKGTAEPLNNELIRVLTEEVDYIPAKINGNPVPSVLVVPVKFAIN